The Prevotella sp. E9-3 genome has a window encoding:
- a CDS encoding thioesterase family protein, which yields MIEIGLKHTSELIVSEAVTAIAVGSGDMPVLATPMMMALMENAAMQAVKDYLPEGCTTVGGHIESSHLKPSRIGETIKAIAEVKKIDGKKIEFEVAAYSQDTLIGKGTHLRFIVNKERFLNPDNSTQNKTKKA from the coding sequence ATGATAGAAATCGGATTGAAACATACCAGCGAGTTGATAGTTTCTGAAGCCGTTACTGCCATCGCTGTTGGTTCTGGCGATATGCCTGTATTGGCAACACCCATGATGATGGCTTTAATGGAAAATGCCGCCATGCAGGCCGTGAAAGATTATCTGCCCGAAGGATGTACCACTGTTGGCGGACATATTGAGTCATCGCATCTGAAACCTTCAAGAATTGGCGAAACCATCAAGGCCATAGCTGAAGTTAAAAAGATTGATGGAAAAAAGATTGAATTCGAAGTGGCTGCCTATTCCCAAGACACGCTCATTGGCAAAGGTACACACCTTAGATTTATTGTTAACAAAGAAAGATTCCTGAATCCTGACAACTCCACACAGAACAAAACAAAGAAGGCATGA
- a CDS encoding LexA family transcriptional regulator: MGNIKIRQGGFATKLELQHAGVKAGFPSPAQDYIHDTLDFNRDYIRHPEASFYGDVEGDSMKDAGIFDGDRVIIDKSVDPHNGSIVVAYWNGEFTMKYLDLTHKSEGYIELRPANPNYPVFKVEAGDNFEVWGVVIHLIRTFEKL; the protein is encoded by the coding sequence ATGGGCAACATAAAAATTCGTCAGGGCGGTTTTGCCACAAAACTCGAGCTTCAACACGCTGGTGTGAAAGCAGGCTTTCCCTCCCCTGCTCAAGACTATATCCACGACACGCTGGACTTCAACCGCGATTATATCCGCCATCCAGAGGCTTCATTCTATGGTGATGTAGAGGGCGATTCGATGAAAGATGCCGGTATTTTCGATGGTGACCGTGTAATCATCGACAAATCTGTTGACCCACACAATGGTTCTATTGTTGTTGCTTATTGGAACGGCGAATTCACCATGAAGTATCTCGACCTCACCCACAAATCAGAAGGTTATATCGAGCTACGCCCTGCCAATCCTAATTACCCCGTGTTCAAGGTAGAAGCAGGTGACAACTTCGAGGTATGGGGGGTCGTCATCCATCTGATAAGGACTTTTGAAAAACTATAA
- a CDS encoding Y-family DNA polymerase, producing the protein MYGIADLDNCYVSCERVFRPDLKGVPVVVLSNNDGCVVARSNEAKAIGVKEGTPYYQLAELFPNNKIAVFSSNYELYGELTGRVISIIRKETPAYFRYSIDECFMYLDGIALEQLQTWGERLQKRVKREVGIPISIGLAPNKTLAKIASKLAKKFEAYNHCCMIDTDYKRERALEWCPIDDVWGIGRRYAAKLQSLGCKTALDFAKHHKDWVRQTFNDINIVRTWQELNGEDAVPNEELAKKKSICTSRSFNGMIDDFETLRTNVSNYAARCSEKLRLQNTVATTVGVFVNTNAFREDLAQYWNFQETRLITPTNSTIPIVSAACDVLQKIFRQGYKYKKAGVIVMGIGPESPIQQDLFDLNAEQIEKMRRLDKVIDRINRLNGSETIVIGAQQYTLKETDEHEQNQNCMETTGCKHAKPKIKVDVFANAIKHDFKSPNPTTRWSDIIKLK; encoded by the coding sequence ATGTACGGAATAGCCGACCTTGACAACTGTTACGTTTCATGCGAACGTGTCTTCAGACCTGATTTGAAAGGGGTACCCGTTGTTGTATTATCAAACAACGATGGCTGTGTTGTGGCCCGTTCAAACGAGGCCAAAGCCATAGGCGTGAAGGAAGGCACCCCCTATTATCAATTGGCTGAGCTATTTCCAAACAACAAAATTGCAGTATTTTCTTCGAATTATGAGTTATATGGTGAGTTAACAGGACGTGTAATTAGTATCATACGAAAAGAGACCCCCGCTTATTTCCGATACTCCATTGATGAATGCTTTATGTATCTCGATGGTATAGCACTTGAACAGTTGCAGACATGGGGCGAGCGACTCCAAAAACGAGTAAAACGTGAAGTGGGCATACCAATCAGCATCGGTTTGGCACCGAACAAGACACTGGCAAAGATAGCATCTAAATTAGCAAAGAAGTTTGAAGCTTATAACCATTGCTGCATGATCGATACGGACTACAAACGCGAACGTGCACTTGAATGGTGCCCTATAGACGATGTTTGGGGCATCGGTCGCCGTTATGCGGCAAAGCTACAGTCGCTCGGCTGTAAGACAGCGCTCGACTTTGCCAAGCATCATAAGGACTGGGTTCGCCAAACTTTCAACGATATCAACATTGTGCGCACTTGGCAGGAACTAAACGGTGAGGATGCTGTTCCCAACGAAGAACTTGCCAAAAAGAAAAGTATCTGTACCAGTCGCTCATTCAATGGAATGATTGATGACTTTGAAACCCTGCGTACTAATGTTTCAAACTATGCCGCACGGTGTTCCGAGAAACTTCGCCTACAGAATACGGTAGCTACTACTGTGGGTGTATTTGTAAACACTAATGCATTTCGTGAAGACCTTGCCCAATACTGGAATTTCCAAGAAACTCGACTTATCACCCCAACGAACAGTACTATCCCAATCGTCAGCGCAGCCTGTGATGTACTTCAGAAGATTTTTCGCCAAGGCTATAAATACAAAAAGGCGGGTGTCATCGTAATGGGAATAGGTCCTGAAAGCCCTATTCAGCAGGATTTATTCGATCTGAATGCTGAACAGATTGAGAAGATGCGCCGATTGGACAAAGTGATTGATCGTATCAATAGACTTAATGGTTCTGAGACAATTGTCATCGGTGCACAGCAGTACACACTAAAAGAGACTGACGAACATGAGCAGAACCAGAATTGCATGGAAACTACTGGATGCAAACATGCTAAACCGAAAATCAAAGTTGATGTATTTGCCAATGCTATCAAACACGATTTCAAAAGTCCGAATCCTACCACACGCTGGAGCGATATCATAAAACTAAAATAG
- a CDS encoding SPFH domain-containing protein, whose translation MTLTFYFLIFVAVLAIIIVKKSLLIIPQSETKIIERLGKYNETLQAGVNWIIPFIDSAKNIVVLSHGRYSYSSTIDLREQVYDFPSQNVITKDNIQMEINALLYFQIVDPYKAAYEINNLPNAIEKLTQTTLRNIIGELELDETLTSRDTINNKLRLVLDEATDKWGVKVNRVELQDITPPATVLNAMEKQMQAERNKRAQILTSEGEKAAEILASEGEKTAMVNRAEAAKQQAILTAEGEAQARIRKAEAEAKAIELITEAVGKSTNPANYLLAQKYIQMLQELATGDKTKTVYLPYEATNLMGSIGGIKDLFKSE comes from the coding sequence ATGACTCTTACATTCTATTTTCTGATTTTTGTAGCCGTATTGGCTATCATTATTGTAAAGAAATCATTACTTATCATACCTCAGTCAGAGACTAAGATTATTGAGCGATTGGGTAAGTATAATGAAACTCTTCAGGCTGGTGTGAACTGGATTATTCCATTCATTGATAGTGCTAAGAATATTGTAGTACTCTCACACGGCCGTTATAGCTATTCATCGACCATTGATTTGCGTGAACAGGTTTATGATTTCCCTTCGCAGAATGTAATCACAAAGGATAATATCCAGATGGAAATCAATGCTTTGCTTTATTTCCAGATTGTTGATCCTTACAAGGCGGCCTACGAAATTAACAACCTTCCCAATGCTATTGAGAAATTGACTCAGACCACCCTGCGTAATATCATCGGTGAACTGGAACTTGATGAAACACTTACTTCGCGCGATACCATCAACAACAAATTGCGTCTGGTTCTTGATGAGGCTACCGACAAATGGGGTGTGAAAGTGAACCGTGTCGAACTGCAGGATATTACTCCTCCTGCAACTGTACTCAATGCTATGGAGAAACAGATGCAGGCAGAGCGTAACAAGCGTGCACAGATTCTGACCTCTGAAGGTGAGAAAGCTGCTGAGATCCTGGCGTCAGAAGGTGAGAAAACTGCTATGGTAAACCGTGCTGAAGCGGCTAAACAGCAGGCTATCCTTACTGCTGAGGGTGAAGCTCAGGCACGTATCCGTAAGGCAGAGGCAGAGGCTAAAGCGATTGAACTGATTACTGAAGCCGTTGGCAAGAGTACTAATCCCGCTAATTACCTGTTGGCTCAGAAGTATATCCAAATGCTACAGGAACTGGCTACTGGCGATAAGACTAAGACAGTTTACCTGCCTTATGAAGCTACCAACCTTATGGGCTCTATTGGCGGTATCAAGGACTTGTTCAAGAGTGAATAG
- a CDS encoding NfeD family protein codes for MIEYLLANMWQLWAVLAVLGLIIELTSGDFFIMCIAIGAAGAAVVAPFTSIYVHLIVFSVVTLLCLWQVRPFALRYLRGKAPNRLSNADALIGRKGRVTETIQAQGSGYVALDGDRWKAVAADDTAIAEGSLVRVISRESTILTVELDN; via the coding sequence ATGATTGAATATCTTTTGGCCAATATGTGGCAATTGTGGGCGGTACTCGCCGTTCTGGGGTTGATAATCGAATTGACCTCTGGTGATTTCTTCATAATGTGTATCGCCATTGGTGCTGCTGGTGCAGCCGTTGTTGCTCCTTTCACCAGTATCTATGTCCACCTGATTGTTTTCAGTGTGGTCACGCTGTTATGTCTTTGGCAGGTGCGTCCCTTTGCTTTGCGCTATCTTAGGGGTAAAGCTCCTAACCGTTTAAGCAATGCTGATGCGCTGATTGGTCGGAAAGGCCGTGTTACTGAAACCATTCAGGCTCAGGGCTCAGGGTATGTGGCACTCGATGGCGACCGTTGGAAAGCTGTAGCAGCCGACGATACTGCTATCGCTGAAGGTTCTCTAGTGAGGGTGATTTCTCGCGAAAGTACCATTCTGACCGTAGAGTTAGATAACTAA
- the pyk gene encoding pyruvate kinase, translating into MKQTKIVASVSDRRCDTDFIRKLFDAGMNVVRMNTAHASEEGIRKIVKNVREVSPHIALLIDTKGPEIRTTGCAAPIEYKAGDVVKIFGRPEVDCTHDIINLTYSDFSADVREGDHVLFDDGTLSMEIMGINGPQVVARVENDGILGAHKSVNVPGVHVDLPALTDRDRRMIMLAIELDIDFIAHSFVRSAADVRAVQALLDAYNSDIKIISKIENQEGVDNIDEIIEASYGIMVARGDLGIEVPIERIPGIQRKIIHKCVQAKRPVIVATQMLHSMIQNPRPTRAEVTDIANAIYSRTDALMLSGETASGKYPVEAVETMASIAEQAEQEKIHGHDYAVQRSGKSDVREFLAHSAIESTEKLGVKGIICSSGTGLTVRHLASFRGPHPVLAICYTDRLQRELALSYGVIPVYQKDQISPNTLFRAAVRMLRQKGYLTHDDKIACLSGREGEPKRLEIDIVNEVLR; encoded by the coding sequence ATGAAGCAAACAAAGATTGTTGCCAGCGTCAGTGACCGTCGGTGCGATACCGATTTTATCAGAAAACTGTTTGACGCCGGCATGAATGTAGTCAGGATGAACACTGCGCATGCCTCAGAAGAAGGTATTCGCAAAATTGTAAAAAATGTTCGTGAAGTTAGTCCACATATCGCTCTGCTGATAGATACTAAAGGACCAGAAATTCGTACCACAGGATGTGCCGCTCCGATTGAGTATAAGGCAGGTGATGTGGTAAAGATTTTCGGTCGCCCAGAGGTTGATTGCACTCATGATATTATAAATCTTACCTATTCAGATTTTTCAGCCGATGTTCGTGAAGGTGATCATGTTCTCTTTGATGACGGAACACTGTCTATGGAGATTATGGGAATCAATGGCCCGCAGGTTGTGGCTCGTGTTGAGAACGATGGAATTTTAGGCGCTCACAAGAGTGTCAATGTGCCTGGTGTTCATGTTGATCTTCCTGCTCTTACCGATCGTGATCGCCGTATGATAATGCTAGCCATTGAACTCGATATCGACTTCATTGCCCATTCATTTGTTCGTTCGGCTGCTGATGTACGTGCTGTACAGGCTCTGCTCGACGCATATAATTCTGACATCAAGATTATCTCAAAAATTGAGAATCAGGAGGGTGTTGATAATATTGACGAGATTATCGAAGCCTCATATGGTATAATGGTGGCTCGTGGCGACCTTGGTATTGAGGTTCCCATAGAGCGTATTCCAGGTATTCAGCGAAAAATTATTCATAAGTGCGTACAGGCGAAGCGTCCTGTTATTGTAGCTACCCAGATGTTGCATTCGATGATTCAGAACCCTCGCCCTACACGTGCTGAGGTGACTGATATTGCCAATGCTATCTACTCTCGCACAGATGCGCTAATGCTTTCAGGAGAAACAGCAAGTGGTAAGTATCCTGTTGAGGCTGTTGAAACGATGGCTTCTATTGCCGAACAGGCCGAGCAGGAGAAAATTCATGGTCATGATTATGCTGTTCAAAGGAGTGGAAAGAGTGACGTTCGTGAATTCTTGGCTCATAGTGCCATTGAATCTACTGAAAAATTGGGGGTGAAAGGCATCATCTGTAGTTCGGGAACAGGCTTAACTGTTCGCCATTTAGCCTCATTCCGTGGCCCTCACCCAGTGCTGGCTATATGTTATACAGACCGTTTACAACGCGAGTTGGCCTTGTCCTATGGTGTGATACCTGTTTATCAGAAAGATCAGATATCTCCCAATACTTTGTTTCGTGCCGCAGTGCGCATGCTGCGTCAGAAAGGCTATTTGACCCATGACGATAAAATTGCTTGTCTTAGTGGGCGTGAAGGCGAACCTAAGCGTCTTGAAATAGATATAGTAAACGAAGTGTTGCGATAG
- the dapA gene encoding 4-hydroxy-tetrahydrodipicolinate synthase, translating into MVRNIFKGLGIALITPFQQNGEVDYDALMRLVDYQLDNGADFFCILATTGETPTLSPDEKSTIKNMIVERVRGRVPILMGCGGNNTAAVVRELQEGDFHGIDGVLSVCPYYNKPSQEGLYQHFKAISAATSLPVVLYNVPGRTGVNLQAATTVRLARDCKNIVAIKEASGNLEQVDEIIKNKPKDFDVISGDDSLTFPMISCGAVGVISVIGNALPKEFSKMIRLQMKGEYDPARKIHHRFTDLFSLLFVDGNPAGVKAMLHEMGFIENVLRLPLVPTRISTLQRMSEIMKELKI; encoded by the coding sequence ATGGTACGTAATATTTTTAAGGGGCTGGGCATCGCCTTGATTACCCCTTTTCAGCAAAATGGAGAGGTTGATTATGATGCGTTGATGCGCTTGGTTGATTATCAATTGGATAACGGAGCTGACTTCTTTTGCATCCTTGCTACTACAGGTGAAACCCCAACATTGTCGCCTGACGAAAAGTCAACAATCAAGAATATGATTGTAGAACGTGTGCGTGGACGGGTTCCTATCCTTATGGGATGTGGCGGAAACAACACCGCAGCTGTTGTACGCGAGTTGCAGGAAGGAGATTTCCATGGAATTGATGGCGTTTTAAGCGTGTGCCCTTATTATAATAAACCTTCGCAGGAAGGCCTTTATCAGCATTTCAAAGCCATCTCTGCTGCCACTTCACTTCCCGTTGTTCTATATAATGTTCCAGGCAGAACTGGCGTGAATCTTCAGGCTGCTACAACCGTTAGACTAGCTCGCGATTGCAAAAATATCGTAGCCATCAAGGAGGCTTCTGGCAATCTGGAACAGGTAGATGAGATCATAAAGAACAAGCCAAAGGATTTTGATGTGATTTCGGGCGATGATTCGCTGACATTCCCAATGATAAGTTGTGGTGCTGTAGGTGTTATTTCTGTTATTGGAAATGCTTTGCCTAAGGAGTTCTCGAAAATGATTCGTTTGCAGATGAAAGGCGAGTATGATCCAGCCCGTAAAATTCACCACCGTTTTACAGATCTTTTCTCATTGCTTTTTGTTGATGGTAACCCTGCAGGTGTAAAGGCAATGTTGCATGAAATGGGATTTATTGAAAATGTGCTTCGTCTGCCTCTTGTGCCTACACGTATTTCAACACTCCAACGTATGTCAGAGATTATGAAGGAATTGAAAATTTAA
- the uxuA gene encoding mannonate dehydratase: MERTWRWFGKKDKITLAMLKQIGVEGIVTALHDVPLGEVWTREKIRELRQYIESYGMRWSVVESLPVVETIKYGGPDRDHQIEVYKESLRNLSAEGIHTICYNFMPVLDWARTDLLHANPNGASNLFFSYAEFAYFDIYILKREGAREEWSKATSPSPTGEPRNILEEADELAKTMTPEKDHKLVENIIIKTQGFVSGNFNENDETPVEKFREFLNLYKGVDKKQLRQNMKYFLEAIMPVCDECNMNMCVHPDDPPIEVLGLPRIVRTEEDIQWMLDAVPNKHNGLTFCAGSLSAGAYNNVVDMAEKFASRTHFVHLRSCHIFSNGDFTEASHLGGRADIIELARIFEKEGQRRAADSQSSILDTQLPMRVDHGMTFTDAPGGIMDESSHGHNAGYTLLGRMFALGQVQGILATVDRELGIEYKQPGFYD, from the coding sequence ATGGAAAGAACCTGGAGATGGTTTGGCAAGAAAGACAAGATAACTCTGGCCATGCTGAAACAGATTGGCGTAGAAGGAATTGTAACCGCATTGCACGATGTGCCACTAGGTGAAGTATGGACTCGTGAGAAAATTCGTGAACTTCGTCAATACATTGAAAGTTACGGTATGCGCTGGAGCGTTGTTGAGAGTCTGCCAGTAGTAGAAACTATAAAGTATGGTGGTCCAGACCGCGATCATCAAATTGAGGTTTACAAAGAGTCATTGAGAAATCTCTCGGCAGAAGGTATTCACACCATTTGCTACAACTTTATGCCTGTGCTCGACTGGGCACGTACAGATTTACTTCATGCCAACCCCAACGGTGCTTCAAATCTTTTCTTCAGCTACGCCGAGTTTGCTTATTTCGATATCTATATACTAAAACGTGAGGGAGCACGTGAAGAGTGGAGTAAAGCCACAAGTCCGTCTCCAACAGGTGAGCCCAGAAATATACTTGAAGAGGCCGACGAACTAGCCAAGACAATGACGCCTGAAAAGGATCACAAACTGGTTGAAAACATCATTATCAAAACCCAAGGCTTTGTATCGGGTAATTTCAACGAAAATGACGAGACTCCCGTTGAAAAATTCCGTGAATTCTTAAACCTTTATAAAGGGGTCGACAAAAAGCAGTTGCGTCAGAACATGAAGTATTTTTTGGAAGCTATCATGCCTGTCTGCGACGAGTGCAACATGAATATGTGTGTGCACCCTGACGATCCTCCAATTGAAGTTCTTGGCTTGCCCAGAATTGTCCGTACAGAAGAGGATATTCAATGGATGCTCGATGCCGTGCCCAACAAACATAATGGCCTAACTTTCTGCGCCGGCTCATTGTCGGCAGGTGCCTACAATAATGTAGTTGATATGGCTGAAAAATTTGCATCGCGTACACATTTCGTACATCTACGCTCATGTCATATCTTCTCCAATGGCGACTTTACCGAAGCCAGCCATTTAGGTGGAAGGGCTGATATTATTGAATTGGCGCGCATCTTTGAAAAAGAGGGCCAACGCCGAGCAGCCGATTCCCAGTCCTCAATTCTCGATACTCAATTACCCATGCGTGTTGACCACGGCATGACTTTTACTGATGCCCCAGGAGGTATTATGGACGAAAGTAGTCATGGCCACAATGCCGGTTATACACTTTTAGGACGCATGTTTGCTCTCGGACAGGTACAGGGAATATTAGCTACCGTTGACCGGGAACTGGGTATCGAGTACAAGCAACCAGGTTTCTACGACTAA
- a CDS encoding SDR family oxidoreductase yields the protein MNNLFDINGNVTVITGGTGVLGRTIAKYLALNGAKVIILGRKEEIGKEIVDDIQKNGGVCEFLKTDVMNAQLVQDNCDYIVEKYGHIDTLLNAAGGNMPGATIGPDKTFFDLDAEQFSRVLELNLTGTVIPTQIFLKPMAKQGKGSIINFSSMAAFRPMTRVCGYAAAKAGISNFTAYMATECAKKFGEGIRVNAIAPGFFITEQNRSLLTNPDGSYTQRGQDVIRQTPFGRMGEPEELCGTIHYLMSDASKFVTGTVAVVDGGFNVFAM from the coding sequence ATTAACAACCTATTCGACATTAACGGAAACGTTACAGTTATTACCGGTGGAACAGGCGTCTTGGGCCGCACCATAGCAAAGTATCTGGCCCTGAATGGAGCCAAAGTAATTATTCTGGGACGCAAAGAGGAAATTGGCAAAGAAATAGTTGACGATATCCAGAAGAACGGTGGTGTATGCGAATTTTTGAAGACAGACGTGATGAATGCTCAATTGGTGCAGGACAACTGCGACTACATAGTAGAGAAATACGGCCATATTGACACATTGCTCAACGCTGCCGGCGGTAATATGCCTGGAGCCACCATCGGTCCCGACAAGACCTTTTTCGATCTCGATGCCGAACAGTTTTCACGTGTTTTAGAGTTAAATCTTACAGGCACAGTGATTCCTACCCAAATATTCCTTAAGCCAATGGCTAAACAGGGAAAAGGCTCAATCATTAATTTCTCATCAATGGCAGCCTTCCGTCCTATGACACGCGTTTGTGGCTATGCCGCCGCCAAAGCCGGCATCAGCAACTTTACCGCTTACATGGCTACGGAATGCGCCAAGAAATTTGGCGAAGGTATCCGTGTAAATGCCATAGCCCCAGGCTTTTTCATTACCGAGCAGAACCGTTCACTACTCACCAATCCCGACGGTTCTTACACCCAGCGCGGCCAAGATGTGATACGTCAGACTCCTTTTGGACGCATGGGCGAACCTGAAGAGCTCTGTGGCACCATTCATTACTTAATGTCTGATGCCTCAAAATTCGTAACAGGAACGGTTGCAGTAGTCGATGGAGGCTTCAATGTGTTTGCCATGTAA
- a CDS encoding glucose-6-phosphate isomerase codes for MKNISLDITKASCFLKEGAVAAFEPCVKAAQESLENGTCPGNDFLGWLHLPSSITPAFLDEIEATAKVLRENCEAIVVAGIGGSYLGARAVIEALSNSFNWLIQDKNNPTILFAGNNIGEDYLFELTEYLKGKKFGVINISKSGTTTETALTFRLLKKQCEAQRGKEEAKKVIVAVTDAKRGAARTCADKEGYKSFIIPDNVGGRFSVLTPVGLLPIACAGFDVKALVAGAQEMEKACGKDVPFEQNLAAQYAAVRNGLYQSGKKIEIMVNYQPKLHFFSEWWKQLYGESEGKDGKGIFPASVDFTTDLHSMGQWIQEGERTIFETVISVEKPEKKLLFPEDEENLDGLNFLAGKRVDEVNKMAELGTRLAHVDGGVPNMRICVPQLNEYYIGQLIYFFEIACGISGNILQVNPFNQPGVEAYKKNMFALLEKPGYEAETKAIKERLNKEK; via the coding sequence ATGAAGAACATTAGTCTTGACATTACAAAGGCATCCTGCTTTCTGAAAGAGGGTGCTGTAGCTGCGTTTGAACCATGTGTGAAGGCCGCTCAAGAATCTCTTGAGAATGGCACCTGCCCAGGAAACGACTTTTTGGGATGGTTGCATCTGCCTTCATCTATCACCCCTGCATTCCTTGATGAGATTGAAGCAACAGCAAAAGTACTCCGCGAGAATTGTGAGGCTATCGTTGTAGCAGGCATAGGTGGTAGCTATCTGGGCGCTCGTGCCGTGATTGAAGCACTGAGCAATTCGTTCAACTGGCTCATTCAGGACAAGAACAATCCTACCATTCTCTTTGCAGGTAATAACATCGGCGAAGATTATCTGTTCGAACTTACCGAATACCTGAAAGGAAAGAAATTTGGCGTCATCAATATTTCTAAGAGTGGTACCACCACCGAAACCGCTCTTACCTTCCGTCTGCTGAAGAAGCAGTGCGAAGCTCAGCGCGGCAAGGAAGAAGCGAAGAAAGTTATTGTGGCTGTAACCGATGCTAAGCGCGGTGCTGCACGTACCTGTGCCGACAAGGAAGGCTACAAGAGTTTCATCATTCCCGACAATGTAGGTGGTCGTTTCTCTGTTCTTACTCCTGTAGGACTTCTGCCCATTGCCTGCGCCGGATTCGACGTAAAGGCTTTGGTGGCTGGTGCTCAGGAAATGGAGAAGGCTTGCGGCAAGGATGTTCCCTTCGAGCAGAATCTGGCTGCACAATATGCAGCTGTACGCAACGGTCTGTATCAGAGCGGCAAGAAGATTGAGATTATGGTGAACTATCAGCCCAAGTTGCACTTCTTCTCTGAGTGGTGGAAACAACTCTACGGCGAGTCTGAGGGTAAGGATGGTAAGGGAATCTTCCCTGCCAGTGTTGACTTTACCACCGACCTGCACTCTATGGGGCAATGGATTCAGGAAGGCGAGCGCACCATCTTCGAGACTGTTATCTCTGTAGAGAAACCCGAAAAGAAATTGCTCTTCCCTGAGGATGAGGAGAACCTGGATGGTCTGAACTTCCTGGCTGGCAAGCGTGTGGACGAAGTAAACAAGATGGCCGAACTGGGCACTCGTCTGGCTCACGTAGATGGCGGTGTACCCAATATGCGTATCTGCGTTCCTCAGCTCAACGAATACTACATCGGTCAGCTCATCTATTTCTTTGAAATAGCCTGCGGCATCAGCGGCAATATCCTTCAGGTGAATCCCTTCAATCAGCCTGGCGTTGAGGCCTATAAGAAGAACATGTTCGCTCTTCTTGAGAAACCCGGCTACGAAGCTGAAACAAAGGCTATCAAGGAGCGCCTGAACAAGGAGAAATAA
- a CDS encoding HAD family phosphatase — protein MKEIIQQYLEKYGFEALCPKAVLFDMDGVLYDSMPNHAVAWQRSMATFGIEMTASDAYATEGARGVDTIRMMVKKQQGRDIDEQEAQRMYDEKTRQFHLMPEAPIMPGVLELMKQIKDCGLQIGVVTGSGQRPLIQRLLNDFKNYLAEEHITTAYDVKRGKPNPDPYLAGLKKAGNLKSYEAIVVENAPLGVRAGVAAKIFTVAVNTGPLPDESLIKEGANLLFADMPSFNLQWNHLFHQIYDLR, from the coding sequence TTGAAAGAAATTATTCAACAATATTTAGAGAAATACGGCTTTGAGGCATTATGCCCCAAAGCCGTGCTCTTTGATATGGATGGCGTATTGTACGATTCCATGCCCAATCATGCCGTAGCCTGGCAACGCTCAATGGCCACGTTTGGCATAGAGATGACTGCCAGCGATGCCTATGCAACCGAAGGTGCAAGAGGAGTAGATACCATTCGCATGATGGTAAAAAAGCAACAAGGAAGAGACATCGACGAGCAGGAAGCCCAGCGTATGTATGATGAAAAGACACGCCAATTCCATTTAATGCCCGAGGCCCCGATAATGCCTGGAGTTTTGGAACTAATGAAACAGATAAAGGATTGCGGACTTCAGATTGGAGTAGTAACAGGAAGCGGCCAACGCCCTTTGATTCAACGTCTTCTGAACGACTTTAAAAATTACTTGGCCGAAGAGCACATTACCACAGCCTACGATGTCAAACGCGGTAAACCCAATCCAGACCCTTATCTGGCCGGATTGAAGAAAGCTGGAAACTTAAAGTCCTATGAAGCAATAGTAGTAGAGAATGCTCCTCTGGGCGTTAGAGCCGGTGTTGCAGCAAAAATCTTTACTGTAGCAGTTAACACAGGCCCCCTACCCGATGAATCTCTTATCAAAGAAGGTGCAAACCTATTGTTTGCCGATATGCCATCGTTCAACCTTCAATGGAATCATTTATTTCATCAAATATATGACCTTCGGTAA
- a CDS encoding DUF4738 domain-containing protein, which translates to MKSIFPLCLAAGMLVFGTVSCKEKKKSDDIIVAKYVPEQPKDPIRLNNDLRHTDTKWLNAFYAISTNRTANESLPVLTDEIGQQYIDNQVTITVQRTDSSIFFKQVFTKESFTSYLDSDFRKNGYLENIIFQNVENGCLKFGVAISRPGSEDEFIPLDLFIDRQGGLRITEGHIFDEINDSIEG; encoded by the coding sequence ATGAAATCTATTTTCCCCTTATGCCTGGCTGCAGGAATGCTTGTTTTTGGAACTGTTTCGTGCAAAGAAAAAAAGAAAAGTGACGATATTATTGTAGCCAAGTATGTACCTGAACAACCCAAGGATCCTATTCGATTGAACAATGACTTACGGCATACTGATACAAAATGGCTGAATGCCTTCTATGCTATATCTACTAATAGGACGGCTAACGAATCGTTGCCTGTGCTGACTGATGAAATAGGACAGCAATATATTGACAATCAGGTTACGATTACTGTTCAGCGTACTGATAGTTCTATATTTTTTAAACAGGTATTTACTAAGGAATCGTTTACCTCTTATCTTGATAGTGATTTCCGAAAGAACGGATATTTGGAAAATATTATTTTCCAGAATGTTGAAAACGGATGTTTGAAATTCGGCGTAGCCATAAGCCGTCCCGGCAGTGAAGACGAGTTTATTCCACTCGATCTCTTTATAGACCGGCAGGGAGGCTTACGCATTACCGAAGGTCATATATTTGATGAAATAAATGATTCCATTGAAGGTTGA